The DNA segment CAGATACTCGCTGGAGTTGGAGCACACATGTCTGCAGATGTAACAACGACCTGCTCCCCCAGGTGAATGGATTCTCGCCAGGGCCAGTACTTATCCGCAGGGGTGTGTGCCAGGCAGCCCAGGTCAGCCTCCCTCCACCGGGCCACCCGCACCAGGTTGCCTCCCATCGTTTGCAGGAGCGGAAGACCCGATGGAGCAGGTTTCACAGTGCCCTCGCTGCTGCCTCCCGTTTCATCTGCACGTCTCTTTCAATGCGGGCGTGCGAACTTCCAGGTAGAGCCGAGTTCAAGAAAATGAAGTACTGCATGCGACGAGCAagtttattgaagagggtgtgaGGTCGCGGCGCCTGACCCTCATTATGTCAGTTACTACTAAATGAAATTAGAACTTCactgccctttttctttttcccatcgAGGTGCAGGAGGAATTGATCTTAGGGTAgtattttggattaaaaaaaaaaacatgaaatgaaaTCCGTGTCCTCTTTATCCTCCCCTCTCTCTGTTCTGCGCGGCAGGTAGCAAGGAACGGTGGCGGGGCCAAAGGTTTCCTCAAAGACCCTGGGGGCCGGGCGGGGCTGTGCCAGGCACCCGCGTCGCGCTCCAGCTCCAGCCCTTTAATGCTCTTTGCCATTCAAGCCACTCACTTTCATTTTCTATAGAAAAGCCTTTCTGCCGCCTTTCACAAAACTTGTATTTTCATGCCTAATAAGTGAGCGTGTGACATGCAGTGGGCTCAGTCTCTGCATAGCCCGGCAGGCAGCGGCTCTGCTTTCCAGAACCTTCTGGGAGTGGCAGACACACATTAGGAGTCCACGCGCAGGTAGCCTGGCCTTTGAAGCTCTCCAGGCTCTGGCCACAGTGGCTTTCCTGCCCTCCTTGGCTGGTGGACGTAAGGCCCCTCGCCCCATCTGCTTCCTGCTCTCCCAGAGCCGGCCTCGCCTTCGAGACTCATGCTTCTAAGTTGCCTTTCAGTTCCCCTGGTGGTGCCTCCTTTAGACCCCTGAGGGGATGGAGTGGGCTGCCTTCTTTGTGGCTTTCTCACGATTTCCTCACGGTACACACAGCAGGACCCCGGGGTTTGTGTGTGGcatcctccacacacacacacacacacacacacacacacacacacagcaggaccccggggtttgtgtgtggcatcctacacacacacacacacacacacacacacacacagcaggaccccggggtttgtgtgtggcatcctacacacacacacaaacacacacacacacagcaggaccctggggtttgtgtgtggcatcctacacacacacacacacacacacacacacaaacacacacacacagagcaggaccccggggtttgtgtgtggcatcctacacacacacacacacacacacacacacacccacaccaggaccctggggtttgtgtgtggcatcctacacacacacacacacacacacgcacacacacagcaggaccccggggtttgtgtgtggcatcctacacacacacacacacacacacacacagcaggaccctggggtttgtgtgtggcatcctacacacacacacacacaggcacacacacacagcaggaccctggggtttgtgtgtggcatcctacacacacacacacacacacgcacacacacacaccctggggtttgtgtgtggcatcctatacacacacacaccaggactctggggtttgtgtgtggcatcctacacacatacacatacagcaGGACCCCCGGGTTTGTGTGTGGcatccttcacacacacacacacacacacacacacacacacacacacacacacagcaggaccctggggtttgtgtgtggcatcctacacacacacacacacacacgcacacacacagcaggaccccggggtttgtgtgtggcatcctacacacacacacacacacagcaggaccctggggtttgtgtgtggcatcctacacacacacacacacacacgcacacacacacagcaggacccTGGGGTTTGTTTGTggcatcctacacacacacacacagcaggaccctggggtttgtgtgtggcatcctacacacacacacacacacacacagcaggaccctggggtttgtgtgtggcatcctatacacacacacagcaggactctggggtttgtgtgtggcatcctacacacatacacatacagcaGGACCCCCGGGTTTGTGTGTGGcatccttcacacacacacacacacacacacacacacacacacacacacacagcaggaccctggggtttgtgtgtggcatcctacacacacaaacacacacacccccacacacacacacagcaggacccTGGGGTTTGTTTGTggcatcctacacacacacacacacacagcaggaccctggggtttgtgtgtggcatcctacacacacacacacacatacacagcagGACCCCGGGGTTTGTGTGTggcatcctacacacacacacacacacacacagcaggaccctggggtttgtgtgtggcatccacacacacacatacgcacacacacagcaggaccctggggtttgtgtgtggcatcctacacacacccacacacacacacccacacacacacacagcaggaccctggggtttgtgtgtggcatcctacacacacacacacacacacacagcaggaccgtggggtttgtgtgtggcatcctatacacacacacacacacacacagagcaggaccctggggtttgtgtgtggcatcctacacacacacccacacccccccccccccacacacacagcaggaccctggggtttgtgtgtggcatcctacacacacacacacacacacagcaggaccctggggtttgtgtgtggcatcctacacacacacacacacatacacagcagGACCCCGGGGTTTGTGTGTggcatcctacacacacacacacacacacacaggaggaccctggggtttgtgtgtggcatcctacacacacacacacacacacacacgcacacacacacagcaggacccTGGGGTTTGTTTGTggcatcctacacacacacacacagcaggaccctggggtttgtgtgtggcatcctacacacacacacaaacacacacacacagcaggaccctggggtttgtgtgtggcatcctacacacacacacatacgcacacacacagcaggaccctggggtttgtgtgtggcatcctacacacacacacccacacacacccacacacacagcaggaccctggggtttgtggcatcctacacacacacacacacacacacacagagcaggaccctggggtttgtgtgtggcatcctatacacacacccacacaccccccccccccacacacacacagcaggaccctggggtttgtgtgtggcatcctacacacacacacacacagcaggaccctggggtttgtgtgtggcatcctacacacacacacacacacacacagcaggaccccggggtttgtgtgtggcatcctacacacacacacacacacacagcaggaccctggggtttgtgtgtggcatcctacacacacacacacacacacacgcacgcacacacacacagcaggaccctggggtttgtgtgtggaatcctacacacacacacagagcaggaccctggggtttgtgtgtggcatcctacacacacacacacacagcaggaccccggggtttgtgtgtggcatcctacacacacacacgcacacacacagcaggaccccggggtttgtgtgtggcatcctacacacacacacacacacacacacacacagcaggaccctggggtttgtgtgtggcatcctacacacacacacacacacacacgcacacacacagcaggaccccggggtttgtgtgtggcatcctacacacacacacacagagcaggaccctggggtttgtgtgtggcaccctacacacacacacacacacacccacccacccacacacacacagcaggaccctggggtttgtggcatcctacacacacacacacacacacacagcaggaccctggggtttgtgtgtggcatcctacatgcacacacacacacacacacacacacacagacagcagGACTCTGGGGTTTGTGTGTGGCatcctacacacatacacatacagcaGGACCCCCGGGTTTGTGTGTGGcatccttcacacacacacacacacacacacacacacagagcaggaccctggggtttgtgtgtggcatcctacacacacacccacacacacacacccacacacacacacagcaggaccctggggtttgtgtgtggcatcctacacacacacacacacacacacacacacacagcaggaccccggggtttgtgtgtggcatcctacacacacacacacacacacacacacagcaggaccctggggtttgtgtgtggcatcctacacacacacacacacacacacacgcacacacacagcaggaccccggggtttgtgtgtggcatcctacacacacacacacacacagacagagcaggaccctggggtttgtgtgtggcatcctacacacacacacacacccacccacccacacacacacagcaggaccctggggtttgtggcatcctacacacacacacacacacagcaggaccctggggtttgtgtgtggcatcctatacacacacacagacacacacacacacagagcaggaccctggggtttgtgtgtggcatcctacacacacacccacacacacacacccacacacacacacagcaggacccTGGGGTTTGTTTGTGGCAtcctacacacagacacacacacacagcaggaccctggggtttgtgtgtggcatcctacacacacacacacacacacacacatacacagcagGACCCCGGGGTTTGTGTGTggcatcctacacacacacacacagcaggaccctggggtttgtgtgtggcatcctacacacacacacacacacacacacacagcaggaccctggggtttgtgtgtggcatcctatacacacacacacacacacacagagcaggactctggggtttgtgtgtggcatcctacacacatacacatacagcaGGACCCCCGGGTTTGTGTGTGGcatcctgcacacacacacagacacacatacacagcagGACCCGTGGGTTTGTGTGTCGcatccttcacacacacacacccccccacacacacaccccttgctTCTGTCCTCCACCCGTCCCTGAAAACATGAGGTCTGCGAAGACGTCTTTGAGTCTGTTTGGCATCCCCAAGTGCAGCGGTGAaccagagagagagggagcattCACTTGAGTTTCACGCGTCAGTGTTTTTAATCTCTGTGGCTGGAGGACAGTGTGTGTCACCTTTTCTTAGTTTCCAGGGACTGCGGCTTCCTtccatctctcccttccctctgtaGTTGGACAGGCCATGGCTCCCCAGTTCTCTGCTGTGGGCAGGTGCAGGAGTCTGACCAGCTCCTCCGTGAGTCCATCTATCTGTGCgtgcatttattcattcctcCCTAGTGAGGCAGGTCCCTGATGAGCAGCTCCTCTGCGCCTGCCCAGGTCCAGCGTTGGGCATGcagtggtgaacaaaacagactCAAACGCATCTTCACAGAGCTCATGTTTTGGTGGACAAGTGGAGGATATAAACAATAAGCACAATTTAGTAAAACATACGGTACCACAGCTAGCAAAGGTGGCAAGGAAAACAATGAGAGCAGGGgtggtgtgaatgtgtgtgggtgCAGGGGCACCTCGGGAGCCTGGCCGGGAAGGTGGCATCCGCTGCAGGCCCAGGCGGGGAGAGGGTGGGTGCTGCTTCCAGGCCCAaggaagagaaaggcagaggcCCTGAGGAAGCACAGAGCTTGAGGGAGAGGGCTGGCATCAGCTCAGGGCAGCAGGGAGGCCAGGCGGGGAGGC comes from the Pan troglodytes isolate AG18354 chromosome 13, NHGRI_mPanTro3-v2.0_pri, whole genome shotgun sequence genome and includes:
- the LOC101059252 gene encoding uncharacterized protein LOC101059252 (The RefSeq protein has 1 substitution compared to this genomic sequence); this translates as MDTRWSWSTHVCRCNNDLLPQVNGFSPGPVLIRRGVCQAAQVSLPPPGHPHQVASHRLQERKTRWSRFHSALAAASRFICTSLSMRACELPGRAEFMKMKYCMRRASLLKRV